One part of the Candida albicans SC5314 chromosome R, complete sequence genome encodes these proteins:
- a CDS encoding uncharacterized protein (Ortholog of C. dubliniensis CD36 : Cd36_29810, C. parapsilosis CDC317 : CPAR2_206030, Candida tenuis NRRL Y-1498 : CANTEDRAFT_102086 and Debaryomyces hansenii CBS767 : DEHA2F14014g) — MNQRNTIQPVRSNNSTKLAVPARHSHTTSVSSFNNASFTTQFLPNQPKPTRTGSSSGHYRLSRTTTNTTGDNYSTQDTQSVATLDKVPPTKPSATYSDKLWTQIDVLDDVKKMAEEVRSKGSFFNDNFNQQLKKLKESQDKLLNTMSTQQFNDFNSKEHQKQHFYQLNTISPTVHPSDNLFKEDKILHEDEEQQKQEQKKQAKQEKINSFFKSDDKQEDLEFKNQTIYRKENFEEINQYVAQIKKDLKGLGESMKEFDESTREIW; from the coding sequence ATGAACCAAAGAAATACAATACAGCCAGTGAGGAGCAATAATTCTACGAAATTGGCTGTACCAGCTCGACATTCTCATACCACCTCAGTGTCTTCATTTAACAATGCCAGTTTTACAACGCAGTTTTTACCCAACCAACCGAAACCCACACGGACAGGTTCTAGCAGTGGTCATTATAGATTATCACGAACAACCACAAATACTACTGGTGACAATTATTCAACACAAGATACACAGAGTGTTGCTACTTTAGACAAAGTACCACCCACAAAGCCAAGTGCAACTTATCTGGATAAATTATGGACTCAAATTGACGTATTGGATGATGTGAAAAAGATGGCAGAGGAAGTTAGAAGCAAGGGCTCGTTTTTTAATGACAATTTCAATCAGCAATTGAAGAAACTTAAGGAACTGCAGGATAAACTATTGAATACCATGTCGACTCAacaatttaatgattttaattcCAAAGAACATCAAAAGCaacatttttatcaattgaatactATAAGCCCGACAGTACACCCTTCTGATAATCTATTTAAAGAAGATAAAATACTTCATGAGGAtgaagaacaacaaaagcAGGAACAAAAGAAGCAGGCGAAGCAAGAAAAgatcaattcatttttcaagtCTGACGATAAGCAAGAGGACCTAGAGTTTAAAAACCAAACAATATACCGTAAAGAGAATTTTGAGGAGATAAACCAGTATGTTGCACAGATCAAGAAAGATTTAAAGGGACTTGGGGAGTCTATGAAAGAATTTGACGAATCTACAAGAGAAATCTGGT
- the GPI2 gene encoding phosphatidylinositol N-acetylglucosaminyltransferase (Subunit of the GPI-N-acetylglucosaminyl transferase (GPI-GnT) that catalyzes the first step in GPI anchor biosynthesis) encodes MEEIHISSSILQDSDSAPPNHFQHAQQQEQPSWKKLLYLQQPFPDNYTDQSFLSQLKRNTTVAKYSYKNLVQAFSFIVFYISCILLVILMFIGIYEKQWDPIIPTLISTGISLVGFFSLKNLSMNMRSLMVITFILLIVSPILKSLTKSTSSDSIWAISCVLCLANSIFHDYSMKVSYRPIVSTNISLSNAIVLASRLSTTLDVFLFVLFAIEVNILLPLFDAKIRLSGLETIHWPIAFLTFNLTSYLMYILLNYKFLVYWILSVFVMVVIMPIYFLSLQRYKNEIQGPWDVAKPKLMKSSIQS; translated from the coding sequence ATGGAAGAAATACATATAAGCTCTTCCATTTTGCAAGATAGTGATTCAGCTCCCCCAAACCATTTTCAGCATGCTCAACAGCAAGAGCAACCATCATGGAAGAAATTGCTATACTTGCAACAACCATTTCCAGACAATTACACTGATCAATCTTTTCTATCTCAATTGAAGAGAAACACAACTGTTGCCAAATATTCCTACAAAAATTTGGTACAGGCGttttcatttattgttttctaTATCTCGTGCATCCTTTTAGTTATTTTGATGTTTATTGGAATATATGAGAAGCAATGGGACCCCATAATACCCACATTAATTAGCACCGGTATTTCCCTAGTCGGTTTTTTCAGTTTAAAGAATCTATCAATGAACATGAGGTCGTTGATGGTAATTACATTTATACTCCTTATTGTGTCTCCAATATTGAAATCGCTAACAAAATCCACTTCATCGGACTCAATTTGGGCAATTTCCTGCGTGTTGTGTTTAGCAAACTCGATATTTCATGACTATTCAATGAAAGTGAGTTATCGTCCAATAGTTTCCACAAACATATCTTTATCAAACGCTATTGTGTTGGCGTCTAGATTGAGCACGACATTAGACgtatttttgtttgtgttGTTCGCTATTGAAGTTAATATACTACTACCGTTATTTGATGCAAAGATCCGACTCCTGGGTCTAGAAACTATTCATTGGCCAATAGCATTTCTAACTTTTAATTTGACCAGTTATTTGATGTATATTTTGTTAAACTATAAGTTTTTGGTTTACTGGATTTTGTCTGTTTTTGTGATGGTGGTCATCATGCCTATATATTTCTTGTCCTTGCAGAGGTATAAAAACGAGATACAAGGACCATGGGATGTGGCGAAACCAAAGTTAATGAAGTCAAGTATACAAAGCTGA
- the LAP3 gene encoding bleomycin hydrolase (Putative aminopeptidase; positively regulated by Sfu1; clade-associated gene expression; virulence-group-correlated expression; induced by alpha pheromone in SpiderM medium; Hap43-induced; Spider and flow model biofilm induced), with amino-acid sequence MGSNTSKTIMPASTKSPLPETEEEIFNEKPYSSTSTFDNFREQFEGLELENAENEINPISENILSKWEDDFKSQTKNLLAQNALAKNAIVDVIAKNSVGKQSLKDRYLFNITVDTIGSPAHLNNQKSSGRCWIFASSNVLRTHVIKNYNLKEDDFQLSQSYLYFYDKLEKANFFLENIEDTSSEDLDSRLISYLFSNPVNDGGQWDMIVNLVNKYGVVPNEVFPDNAQSTNSSKLNYVVTEKLREYGLKLRSLIAKDAPKNVISSFKASAIKSIYKTIALALGTPPKPTDEFLWEFIDKDGKYKSFKTNPLDFYKTHVRFDASEHFSLIHDPRNEYNKLYTVERLNNIFGGKPIEYINLEIDEIKQVAIKMLKDNEPVFFGSDVGKFSDSKSGILDTTAYDYSTAFDFSLDITKSQRLKVGSSQMTHAMVITGVHIDPQTNKPVRWKIENSWGEDSGQKGWFMMTDEWFDEYVFQIVTNKKYSGKKAYDIWKSKEFNTLPYYDPMGALA; translated from the coding sequence ATGGGTTCCAACACatccaaaacaataatgcCTGCCTCCACAAAGTCACCATTACCAGaaacagaagaagaaatctTTAATGAAAAGCCTTACTCATCGACTTCTACCTTTGATAATTTCCGTGAACAATTTGAGGGACttgaattagaaaatgCTGAGAACGAAATCAACCCAATCTCCGAAAACATCTTATCTAAATGGGAAGATGATTTCAAATCCCAGACAAAGAATCTTTTAGCTCAAAATGCTCTTGCCAAGAACGCCATTGTTGATGTTATTGCAAAGAATTCTGTCGGCAAACAATCTTTAAAAGATAGatatttgtttaatatCACAGTTGATACCATTGGATCACCAGCTCACCTTAACAACCAGAAACTGTCTGGAAGATGCTGGATTTTTGCCTCATCCAACGTATTACGAACCCACGTCATCAAGAATTACAATTTGAAAGAGGACGACTTTCAACTTTCTCAATCCTACTTGTACTTTTACGACAAGTTAGAAAAAGCAAACTTTTTCTTGGAGAACATTGAAGACACATCCAGTGAAGACTTGGATTCTAGATTAATCAGTTATTTGTTTAGCAACCCAGTTAATGATGGTGGTCAATGGGATATGATTGTGAATTTGGTTAACAAATATGGTGTAGTCCCAAATGAGGTATTCCCAGATAATGCCCAATCAACTAACTCgtcaaaattgaattatgtTGTCACGGAAAAATTAAGGGAATATGGACTTAAGCTTAGAAGTTTAATAGCTAAAGATGCACCAAAGAATGTTATTAGTTCTTTCAAGGCAAGTGCTATTAAATCTATCTATAAGACAATCGCTTTAGCTTTAGGAACACCACCTAAGCCAACTGACGAGTTTTTGTGGGAATTTATCGACAAAGATGGGAAATACAAGTCTTTTAAAACCAATCCATTAGACTTTTACAAGACTCATGTCCGCTTTGATGCTTCCGAACACTTTTCTTTGATCCATGATCCTAGAAACGAGTACAACAAATTATACACTGTCGAAAGGTTAAATAACATATTTGGTGGAAAaccaattgaatatatCAATCTCGAAATTGACGAGATTAAACAAGTTGCAATTAAAATGTTGAAAGATAATGAGCCTGTGTTTTTTGGTTCAGATGTTGGCAAGTTTTCCGATTCAAAATCTGGAATTTTGGACACAACTGCCTATGACTATTCAACTGCTTTTGACTTTAGCTTGGATATCACCAAACTGCAGAGATTGAAGGTTGGTTCATCCCAAATGACACATGCTATGGTGATCACTGGAGTGCACATCGACccacaaacaaacaaaccaGTAAGATGGAAGATTGAAAATTCATGGGGCGAAGATTCTGGTCAAAAGGGTTGGTTTATGATGACCGATGAATGGTTTGATGAATATGTTTTCCAAATTGTGACAAACAAGAAGTATTCAGGAAAGAAAGCATACGATATCTGGAAAAGCAAAGAATTCAATACATTGCCATATTATGACCCTATGGGTGCTTTAGCTTAA
- a CDS encoding uncharacterized protein (Has domain(s) with predicted palmitoyl-(protein) hydrolase activity and role in cellular protein modification process) — MLLSNLFNVQQTILSLIPATNFDVSTSFPEPVLSTTDTYRPVVIWHGLGDNYNTSGIHKVHEILDSMYPGIFVYAIRLDDNPSSDEQKSFFGDANKQIDEVCQQLRNITELSHGFDSIGFSQGGVFMRGLIERCPLEVNNLITFGSPHLGVSELPLCKDRFDWLCKRRNALLKKQVWHDSVQKRVIPAQYFRDPANIDQYLEHSNYLADINNERDEKNATYKENFSKLNKLVLVSFTEDTTLVPKESSQFHDFDPEHKRSIPFLYTELYKNDYIGLKTLYEKNSVDFLSIEAEHMHIDEDFIKNIAQEYLGGKLCT; from the coding sequence ATGTTATTACTGAATTTATTCAACGTCCAACAAACTATACTTCTGCTTATACCAGCGACAAATTTTGATGTGTCCACAAGTTTCCCAGAACCTGTTTTGTCGACAACCGATACTTACCGACCAGTCGTAATTTGGCATGGTTTAGGTGACAACTATAACACGTCCGGTATACATAAAGTCCATGAAATATTAGACAGCATGTATCCAGGAATATTTGTCTATGCAATACGTTTAGATGATAACCCTTCTTCCGATGAACAAAAGTCTTTTTTTGGGGATGccaacaaacaaattgacGAGGTGTGCCAACAACTTCGAAATATCACTGAATTACTGCATGGGTTTGATTCTATTGGATTCTCTCAAGGTGGGGTTTTTATGAGAGGTTTGATAGAAAGATGCCCCTTAGAAGTGAACAATTTAATAACTTTTGGTTCTCCGCATTTGGGAGTGCTGGAACTACCTCTATGCAAAGACCGTTTTGATTGGTTATGCAAACGGAGAAATGCATTATTGAAGAAGCAAGTTTGGCACGATAGTGTTCAAAAGCGAGTTATACCAGCACAGTATTTTAGAGATCCAGCAAACATAGACCAATATTTAGAGCATTCAAATTACTTGGCAGATATAAACAACGAGCGCGATGAAAAGAATGCAACTTACAAGGAaaacttttcaaaattgaacaaattagTGTTAGTAAGTTTTACCGAAGATACCACTCTTGTGCCTAAAGAGAGTTCACAGTTTCATGATTTTGACCCAGAGCACAAGAGAAGTATCCCCTTTCTTTATACGGAATTATACAAGAACGACTACATTGGATTAAAAACCCTTTACGAAAAGAATTCAGTTGATTTTCTATCGATCGAAGCAGAACATATGCATATTGATGAGGATTTCATAAAAAATATTGCTCAAGAGTATTTAGGTGGGAAATTATGTACGTAA
- a CDS encoding uncharacterized protein (Has domain(s) with predicted oxidoreductase activity, acting on paired donors, with incorporation or reduction of molecular oxygen, 2-oxoglutarate as one donor, and incorporation of one atom each of oxygen into both donors activity), with the protein MSFQEIPIIDLQEAFDPATRSKFLEEVRDAIINVGFLLLKNYESLGPTEEDLQSIKQQAIEFFALPAKEKLQCEMLNSPHFLGYTRLANEITASHTDWREQIDLATELPAPKEGEPLYKNIEGPNLWPNPEVIPKFRPTIERFIEKMTALSNVFKDLVAESIGVDPKALNRYFKENQQCKMKLIAYPDVSELDGTKSAALDDTPETNQGVGPHRDSDLITYIYQATEHQNSLQVQNFQGHWITVPNIPGHLVVNNGQTLQAITGGVAKATIHRVLVPEKGTGTRISIPFFQTIDLDSSKGVVDNLPQEVIDLKNERDKKIKDWGVDTGFQFEPDVSKEPIGHAVFRNRIKSHQDVAKKWYPDVLKSVLQEYTH; encoded by the coding sequence ATGTCATTCCAAGAAATTCCTATCATTGATTTGCAAGAGGCTTTCGATCCAGCCACCAGGTCAAAGTTTTTGGAAGAGGTGCGGGATGCCATAATCAATGTGGGGTTTTTGTTATTAAAGAATTATGAATCTTTAGGACCCACAGAGGAAGACTTACAGTCAATTAAGCAGCAAGCTATTGAGTTTTTTGCGTTACcagcaaaagaaaaacttcAATGTGAAATGCTCAATAGTCCCCATTTTTTAGGTTACACCAGATTAGCCAATGAAATAACTGCATCACACACTGATTGGAGAGAACAAATAGATCTTGCCACAGAATTACCAGCACCAAAAGAAGGTGAGCCATTGtacaaaaatattgaagGACCTAACTTATGGCCAAATCCTGAAGTCATTCCTAAATTTAGACCTACCATTGAAAGATTTATAGAAAAGATGACTGCATTGAGCAATGTCTTTAAAGACTTGGTTGCTGAATCTATTGGAGTTGATCCCAAAGCGTTGAATAGATATTTCAAAGAAAACCAACAATgtaaaatgaaattaattgcTTATCCAGACGTTTCAGAGTTAGATGGAACAAAATCTGCCGCTTTAGACGATACACCGGAAACTAACCAAGGTGTTGGACCTCACAGAGACTCCGATTTGATAACCTATATCTACCAAGCTACCGAGCACCAGAACTCGTTGCAGGTTCAAAATTTCCAAGGCCATTGGATAACAGTTCCTAATATTCCAGGTCACCTAGTTGTTAACAATGGTCAAACTTTGCAAGCTATTACTGGTGGTGTGGCCAAGGCTACAATCCATCGTGTTTTAGTACCCGAAAAAGGAACAGGGACAAGAATCTCAATTCCGTTTTTCCAAACTATTGATTTGGACAGCTCAAAGGGTGTTGTAGATAATTTGCCCCAAGAGgtgattgatttgaaaaatgaacgagacaaaaaaataaaagacTGGGGGGTTGATACTGGATTCCAATTTGAGCCGGATGTGAGCAAAGAACCAATTGGCCATGCCGTTTTTAGAAACAGAATCAAATCTCATCAAGACGTTGCAAAAAAATGGTATCCAGATGTTTTGAAATCTGTTTTACAAGAATATACGCATTAG